A single genomic interval of Ruminococcus sp. NK3A76 harbors:
- a CDS encoding carbon starvation CstA 5TM domain-containing protein: MWIVYGVIFAYYLIATLLPIDKIIGKIYPIFGCILLLSALGVFIGLFVKGYKLDELWEQSSFFTNPFGERFIPIFFVTVACGITSGFHSTQSTIISRTMSNEHEGRMTFYNMMILEGFIAMVWAAAAMGAVNLSLVTNDTLHTQATTVVGTVAKDMLGSVGGMIAIIGVIVLPITTGDTALRSLRIMAGDALHIDSSKKKNNLLLALPIFAVVAGVLIFAKANSDSFGILWRYFSWANETIAVFSFTLISVYMSKNKMPYLMALLPGMFYMYVVCAYILSAKIGFGLSWTESYITAAALTAAYTAALVTVCQKREKTA, encoded by the coding sequence GTGTGGATAGTTTACGGCGTTATCTTCGCTTACTACCTCATAGCTACCCTGCTGCCCATAGATAAGATAATCGGCAAGATATACCCGATTTTTGGCTGTATACTACTGCTATCGGCGCTGGGCGTTTTCATAGGGCTGTTTGTCAAGGGCTATAAGCTTGATGAACTGTGGGAGCAGTCATCATTCTTCACAAACCCCTTCGGTGAGCGGTTTATACCTATCTTCTTTGTTACAGTCGCCTGCGGCATAACCTCAGGCTTTCACTCCACACAGTCAACTATCATCTCACGCACAATGAGCAACGAGCACGAAGGCAGAATGACCTTTTACAATATGATGATCCTTGAGGGCTTTATTGCTATGGTATGGGCTGCCGCCGCTATGGGTGCGGTGAATTTAAGCCTTGTGACAAATGACACCCTGCATACCCAGGCCACAACGGTAGTCGGCACAGTCGCTAAGGATATGCTTGGTTCTGTAGGCGGAATGATAGCCATTATCGGCGTTATCGTTCTGCCGATAACAACGGGCGATACGGCACTTCGCTCGCTCAGGATAATGGCAGGCGATGCGCTTCATATCGACTCGTCAAAGAAGAAAAACAACCTGCTGCTCGCCCTGCCTATCTTTGCAGTCGTGGCAGGCGTGCTGATATTTGCAAAGGCAAACTCTGATTCATTCGGCATACTGTGGAGATATTTCTCCTGGGCAAACGAAACTATCGCAGTGTTCTCGTTCACACTCATCAGCGTTTATATGTCAAAAAACAAGATGCCCTACCTTATGGCGCTCCTGCCGGGAATGTTCTATATGTACGTAGTGTGCGCCTATATCTTAAGCGCAAAAATAGGTTTCGGCCTTTCCTGGACGGAAAGCTATATCACCGCCGCCGCCCTGACCGCCGCCTATACCGCCGCCCTTGTGACGGTGTGCCAGAAGCGTGAAAAAACAGCATAA